The genomic region GGTCAGGGAGTAGGACCAGATGGTAGAGATTACGGTGCTGGTTTCTATAGAAATACCTACCGTACGGTAAGTGAGAACTTTGTGCAGGATGCGGCTTTCATTAAACTAAGAAACCTTACCCTTGGATATAATTTCCAGGAAAATGTATTGAAAGTATTGCCATTTGAATCGGCAAGAATTTCTGTAGCTGCAAATAACATTATTCTTTATACTCCCTGGGATGGATTTGATCCGGAATCATTCAGCTCAGGTGCAGGAGGAAATGCAACTGGTTTAACAGGACTTGGTTACCCGGGTGTTCGAAGCTATTTCTTTACCCTAAACCTTGGACTTTAAAATTTAAAAATTTTGGATATGAAATTTAAGATCAAAAAATACAAATACGCGATCCTCGCAGTTGCCTTTAGCTTTGCTTCCTGTGATGATTATCTCGATATTAATGATAACCCCAATAACCCAACCGAAGCGCCGCTTGCTGGGTTAATGGTGAATTCAACATACGAATCTTCGCAGAACACTTTCAGGATGGGTGATATTGCCACTAATTATGTTCAGTATTTGGCGTCTCCTAATGCTGCGAGTTCATCAGATATTATGGAGCCCGTTAGTTATAGTGGAACATGGGGAGCTCTTTATAATGTAATGACAGATATTAATGATATGATCCTGAAGGCCCAGGCTGAAGAGGCTAATCATTATGAAGGAGTAGGCCAGATCCTAATGGCTTACAATCTTGGATTAACGGTAGATGCCTGGGGGCAGGTTCCTTATAGCGAAGCCTTCAATTTTGTAACGGTAACACCTTCATATGATGATGATGCGCAGCTATATGAAGAAATTTTAGGGCTTCTGGACCTTGGTATTGCAAATCTTTCCGCAGAGACAAGCACGTCTATAGGTGAAGATGACTTTATCTATAATGGGGATGCTGAAAAATGGGTGAAATTCGCTTATATGCTGAAGGCAAGATACCTTAATCACTATAGCGAGACAGGAAGTTACGATCCATCAGCGGTACTTGCTGCTGTGGACAATGGGTTTGATAGCAACGAAGATGATGCTCAAATGGAATACTTTGCCGAGCAGTTTAACCCGTGGGCAGATGTGGCCATTGATAATGCGAATCTTTTCCTTGGAGGATGGATCTCTGAACAATTTATCCAGGCTTTAGATGGAACTACTTTTGGGCTAGAAGATCCAAGATTGCCTTTAATGGTAGGAGCTACAGATGATGGTGAATATATTGGTACCGAAAATGGTGCGGGTAGAGGAAATGCGCCAGAGCAGGGGGCAAGATCTGTTCTGGAAGAAGGTGATTTCTATACCACGCGCCAGGGTCCTGTTTTACTTGGGACTTATGCTGAACAGAAATTTATTGAAGCCGAAGCTGCTTTTGGTGTGGATAAAGACAGGTCTTACCAGGCATATTTAGCTGGTATCAGAGCTCATATGACAAAAATAGGAGTTGAATCTTCTGAAATTGAGGCTTATATCAACTCTCCTGAAGTTAGTATGGGAGTAGAAAGTTTTTCGATAGATGATATCTTCAAAGAGAAGTGGGTGGCTATGTTCCTTAATCCTGAAGCGTGGGTGGATGCTCGTCGTTATGATTATAACTACGAAGATTTTGACCTGCCTGCGAATGTAAACCCTGACCTTAATGGTATGTTCATTAGAAGGCTGGCTTACCCGGATTCCGAGGTCAGCAGAAATGGGAATAACGTTCCAGATGTGACTTTACTTGATGCTATCTTTTGGGATGAATAGTAAATAATTAAATTTAAGGCCCCGCTATGACGGGGCTTTTTTTGTTTTAAAAATCCAGATATGAAAAATCAACAGCTTTTAATTATTCTCATTTGTCTGGGATTAAGTCTATCTTCCTGTAAAAGTTCTAAGATTATCGACAGGCCTATAGATTTTGAACAGGACCGTATCGATCTCTCTTTAGAATATATGAATGAGCGCTATGGATTGAATAAAGAAACTCCTGCAATAGATCCTAAGATGGTCGTTCTTCACTGGACGGCGATTCCCACGCTTGAAAGTTCGTTCAACGCATTTAAAAGATCTATATTACCACAATCCAGGGAGGCAATTTCTGGTGCCAGTCAACTGAATGTTTCTTCCCATTTCCTGGTAGACAGGGACGGCACGATTTATCGATTAATGCCAGAAACCATCATGGCAAGGCATGTGATCGGATTGAACCATGTTGCAATTGGAGTTGAAAATGTTGGAGGGACCAAAGAAACTCCTTTGACCGATGCTCAGCTCCAGGCTAATATCTGGCTGGTAAATTATTTAAGTGATAAATATGATATCGAATACGTGATAGGTCATTATGAATATACAAATTTTGAAGACCATGAATTATGGTTAGAAAAGGATGCCGGCTATCGGACTGAAAAGACCGATCCGGGAAAAGAATTTATGAAAAAGGTTAGAGAGGGAACAAAGAACAGGGATTTTAAGGAAGTTCCATCAAAATAAAATTATGAAGAAAAAATTATTGCTCGTCGCGGTGATCTTAATGGTGACAGGTATCGCAAGTGCACAAAAGGATGATTTTGCCGAAAAGTTATTTGCAAACTATTCTACATTCAAGGAAGAGGCCATTACCAAAAGAAGGATAAAGCATGATAATATTCTGTCGCTGCTTGAAGACCTGAAATCAGAAAAGAATATCCAGATACAGAAGGTGGGAGAGTCTATTGAAGGCCGAAGTCTTCACCTTGTTAGTTTAGGAGAAGGGGATACCGATGTTTTCCTGTGGTCCCAAATGCATGGAGATGAATCCACAGCGACCATGGCCATCTTCGATATCCTTAATTTTTTCAATTCAGATGATTATAAAGCAGAAAAGGAGGAGATGTTGCAGAATTCACGCATACATTTTCTACCAATGCTTAATCCAGATGGAGCTGAAGAATTTACCCGCCGTAATGCTCTGGGTATAGATGTGAATCGGGACGCCTTAAGATTGCAGTCTCCTGAAGCTAAAACTTTAAAAAGAATAAGGGATAGCCTTGATGCTGATTTTGGTTTTAATCTTCACGATCAAAGCAAATATTACAATGCCGAAAGAACTGAAAAACCTGCAACGATCTCATTCCTTGCTCCGGCCTATAATTATGAAAAGGAAATAAACGAGGTTAGGGGAAATGCCATGAAGGTGATCGTAAGGATGAATGAGGTTTTACAGCAGTTTGCCCCAGGGCAGGTGGGACGCTATAATGACGATTTTGAACCCCGGGCTTTTGGGGATAATATCCAGAAATGGGGAACGAGTACAATTCTTATTGAATCTGGAGGTTATCCCGGGGATCCGGAAAAACAGGAGATCAGAAAACTCAATTTTGTAAGCATCTTGTCTGCATTAAAGGCTATTGCTACAGAAGATTATAAGACTGAAGAAATCTCAGATTACGAGAATATTCCTAATAACGACAGGATGTTATTCGATCTTAAATTGTTAGGTCTAAGCTATGATTTAAACGGGCAATCTTACGTATTGGATCTGGGAGTTAATCTGTCTGAAAATGACCTTGAAGATAATTCAGAATTTTATTATTCTGGCAGAATTGTAGACCAGGGAGATCTTTCAACCAGTTACGGATATAAACAAATAGATGCCAGCGGGATGCATCTGGAGTTGGGGAAAGTTTTTCCTAACAAGATCAATTCAGAAAAAGAGCTTCAGGAAATTGATGCCGGTAAAATACTGGAGGAAGGGTATGCATATGTGCGAGTGGATACTTCCCTTTTAGATAAGAAATTTTCTGACTCTCCTTTAAACCTTGTGTCTGAAGATTTTGAAGTTAATAAAAATTTACAGCCAGGAAAGGATGCTAATTTTTTTCTTTATGAAAATGGCGAAGTGGAATATGCTGTTATTAATGGATTTCTGGTAGATCCCAAAAAAGCAGAAAGCGAGATCAAGAATACGCTTATCTACAAATAGCTGGTAAAATTTATTCAGATTGGCTTAAGTATTCCAGATGATATAGTTTGCTTATCTTTGCACGCTATGATTTCAGAAGAGACAAAAGAGTTGGTAGACAAAGGAATTATGCTTCCGTTGATGGAAGAATTCTATACCATACAGGGTGAAGGATATCACAAGGGAACCGCCGCATACTTCATCAGGATTGGTGGTTGCGATGTGGGTTGTCATTGGTGCGATGTAAAGGAAAGCTGGGATGCTGAGGTGCATCCGCCTACTCATATAGGTCAGATTGTTGAAAATGCTACTAAGTTTAGTAAAACGATAGTGATAACGGGAGGGGAACCTCTTACGTGGGATATGACCGAGTTGACCGGAAACCTGAAAAAGAAAGGCTGTGATATTCATATTGAAACTTCTGGTGCTTACGATCTTACCGGAACCTGGGACTGGATCTGTCTTTCTCCTAAAAAGATCAAATTACCTAAACCTGAAATTTATCCGCTGGCTCACGAACTTAAAGTGATCGTTTTTAATAAACATGACCTTAAGTTTGCTGAAGAACAAGCCGCTTTGGTAAGCGACAACTGTATTTTATACCTTCAGCCTGAGTGGAGCAACCGGGAAAAGATGATCCCGTTAATTGTAGATTATGTAATGAAGAATCCTAAATGGAAGGTTTCATTACAAACACATAAATATCTCAATATTCCATAAAAAAACGCCCATATAGGGCGTTTTTCAATTTATGTTGGTTCAATATTATTTGACAGATTCAAAAGGAACTTTAACGTAACTGTCGTCCCATCCTATCAAAAGATCTGCTCCGTTACTGGATTCCTGAAATGCCATTGAAAGAGATTCAATAGTATTTGGTGCTTGTCTCACAGGAACATTGATCCTTACTTTATCTTCTTTAGATGAATATTCGTATGCTCCCCAGGTATTGGTCTTATTGTTTAAAATTACTGTCCATTCTTTCTCACCTGGGATAGTGTATAAAGTATAGGTTCCAGCCTTAACTTCAGCGTCAGCGATTTTCATATCCTGGTAAAAGGTGATCTCGGTAGCCTCGTTCGCACCGGTTCTCCATACTTCTCCGTAAGGAATAAGTTTACCAAAAATCTCGCGGTTGCGTTTTTGAGGTCGGCTGTAGATTACTCTCGCTACGGCCTGGTCGTTCTCATCTTTATACATCGCTAGATCCATTGGACTCGCATCCATTTTTGAAAATTTCAATTCTTCCTTTGAAAAATTGATCTTATCCTCGTCCTGTGCATTCACAGGGTTAGAAATAAACGAACAAAGGATTCCAAATCCTCCTATTATAAGCTTTTTCATGATTTTCGTAATTAGTTTTAATTCGCATTAAAGATAACGGTTGACATGTGTAGCATTTGTTAAAAAAGAATAAAGTTGCTGTTAAAATTTTCAGAGATTTACGAATGAAAGAATTTCATAGATAATTTCTGCATTTCATTTTATTTTGTATTGAATATCATTAAAAGTGTTTATAAAAATAAGCGAAGTGACTTTTTATGTTTTATAAAGATAAGTATAAGCACATATTTGTATTGTAATTAAAAACAAAATAAGTCATGTGTGGAATTTTAGCAGTTATCGGAAAAGACATTGAAGCGGCAAAAATTAGCAGCCTTTCTAAAAGAATGTCTCACAGAGGTCCCGATGAAAGCGGATTAAAAATTACTGAAAAAGGACACGTGCTTTCGCACGAGCGTCTTTCAATCGTAGATCTTACTACGGGAATTCAGCCTATCCAGGGAACTGGTTCGGCATGGATGATCCATAACGGGGAGATCTATAACCACATGGCTCTTAGAAATAATGAACTTAAGGATCATTCTTTCAGGACAACGGGAGATTCAGAAGTCATAGTGCACCTTTATGAGAAATACGGTTATGATTTTGTAGATATGCTTGATGGAGTCTTTTCATTTGTAATCGTAGATGGAGATGATTTTATCGTAGGGAGAGATCCAATTGGAGTTAAGCCTCTTTACTTTGGTACAGATGAAACCGGTGCGATGTGGTTTGCTAGCGAAATGAAAGCTCTTATTGATACTTGCGTTGAATTTTCAGCATTTCCTCCGGGGCATTATTATACACCTCAAACAGGTTTTGTGAGATATTATAAGCCAGATTGGTTTGAATCAGAAAAAGCGGTTCAACCGGCAGATCTTGCCAAGTTAAGAGAAAGCCTTATCGAGGCAACAAGAAAAAGATTAATGGCAGATGTTCCCTTAGGAGTTCTTTTAAGCGGAGGTTTGGATTCTTCTTTAACGTCTTCGATTGCTGCTCGTTTAATGGCAGATTCAGGTCAAAAATTACATTCTTTCTCTATAGGATTGGATTCTGAAGCGCCAGATCTTATTGCAGCCAGGAAAGTAGCAGAGTTTCTGGGAACAGAGCATCATGAGATCCATTTTACGGTTGAAGAGGGAATAGAGAT from Gramella sp. MT6 harbors:
- a CDS encoding SusD/RagB family nutrient-binding outer membrane lipoprotein is translated as MKFKIKKYKYAILAVAFSFASCDDYLDINDNPNNPTEAPLAGLMVNSTYESSQNTFRMGDIATNYVQYLASPNAASSSDIMEPVSYSGTWGALYNVMTDINDMILKAQAEEANHYEGVGQILMAYNLGLTVDAWGQVPYSEAFNFVTVTPSYDDDAQLYEEILGLLDLGIANLSAETSTSIGEDDFIYNGDAEKWVKFAYMLKARYLNHYSETGSYDPSAVLAAVDNGFDSNEDDAQMEYFAEQFNPWADVAIDNANLFLGGWISEQFIQALDGTTFGLEDPRLPLMVGATDDGEYIGTENGAGRGNAPEQGARSVLEEGDFYTTRQGPVLLGTYAEQKFIEAEAAFGVDKDRSYQAYLAGIRAHMTKIGVESSEIEAYINSPEVSMGVESFSIDDIFKEKWVAMFLNPEAWVDARRYDYNYEDFDLPANVNPDLNGMFIRRLAYPDSEVSRNGNNVPDVTLLDAIFWDE
- a CDS encoding peptidoglycan recognition family protein, translating into MKNQQLLIILICLGLSLSSCKSSKIIDRPIDFEQDRIDLSLEYMNERYGLNKETPAIDPKMVVLHWTAIPTLESSFNAFKRSILPQSREAISGASQLNVSSHFLVDRDGTIYRLMPETIMARHVIGLNHVAIGVENVGGTKETPLTDAQLQANIWLVNYLSDKYDIEYVIGHYEYTNFEDHELWLEKDAGYRTEKTDPGKEFMKKVREGTKNRDFKEVPSK
- a CDS encoding M14 metallopeptidase family protein produces the protein MKKKLLLVAVILMVTGIASAQKDDFAEKLFANYSTFKEEAITKRRIKHDNILSLLEDLKSEKNIQIQKVGESIEGRSLHLVSLGEGDTDVFLWSQMHGDESTATMAIFDILNFFNSDDYKAEKEEMLQNSRIHFLPMLNPDGAEEFTRRNALGIDVNRDALRLQSPEAKTLKRIRDSLDADFGFNLHDQSKYYNAERTEKPATISFLAPAYNYEKEINEVRGNAMKVIVRMNEVLQQFAPGQVGRYNDDFEPRAFGDNIQKWGTSTILIESGGYPGDPEKQEIRKLNFVSILSALKAIATEDYKTEEISDYENIPNNDRMLFDLKLLGLSYDLNGQSYVLDLGVNLSENDLEDNSEFYYSGRIVDQGDLSTSYGYKQIDASGMHLELGKVFPNKINSEKELQEIDAGKILEEGYAYVRVDTSLLDKKFSDSPLNLVSEDFEVNKNLQPGKDANFFLYENGEVEYAVINGFLVDPKKAESEIKNTLIYK
- a CDS encoding 7-carboxy-7-deazaguanine synthase QueE, coding for MISEETKELVDKGIMLPLMEEFYTIQGEGYHKGTAAYFIRIGGCDVGCHWCDVKESWDAEVHPPTHIGQIVENATKFSKTIVITGGEPLTWDMTELTGNLKKKGCDIHIETSGAYDLTGTWDWICLSPKKIKLPKPEIYPLAHELKVIVFNKHDLKFAEEQAALVSDNCILYLQPEWSNREKMIPLIVDYVMKNPKWKVSLQTHKYLNIP
- a CDS encoding DUF2911 domain-containing protein encodes the protein MKKLIIGGFGILCSFISNPVNAQDEDKINFSKEELKFSKMDASPMDLAMYKDENDQAVARVIYSRPQKRNREIFGKLIPYGEVWRTGANEATEITFYQDMKIADAEVKAGTYTLYTIPGEKEWTVILNNKTNTWGAYEYSSKEDKVRINVPVRQAPNTIESLSMAFQESSNGADLLIGWDDSYVKVPFESVK
- the asnB gene encoding asparagine synthase B, which encodes MCGILAVIGKDIEAAKISSLSKRMSHRGPDESGLKITEKGHVLSHERLSIVDLTTGIQPIQGTGSAWMIHNGEIYNHMALRNNELKDHSFRTTGDSEVIVHLYEKYGYDFVDMLDGVFSFVIVDGDDFIVGRDPIGVKPLYFGTDETGAMWFASEMKALIDTCVEFSAFPPGHYYTPQTGFVRYYKPDWFESEKAVQPADLAKLRESLIEATRKRLMADVPLGVLLSGGLDSSLTSSIAARLMADSGQKLHSFSIGLDSEAPDLIAARKVAEFLGTEHHEIHFTVEEGIEILSKLVWHLETYDVTSIRASTPMYFLSKAIADKGIKVVLSGEGSDEIFGGYLYFKNAPSAEEFQKETIRRVQRLATADCLRADKSTMAHGLEARVPFLDKAFLKTAMEMVPESKMPVTYDGVEKYVLRKAFDTPEKPFLPEEVLWRQKEQFSDGVGYNWIDQLIDYASKQVSDVQMETAALKYPVNTPATKEAYFYRELFSKHFPQESAAKTVKRWIPKWQKDLDPSGRANETHVAPGLKKEMQKA